One window of Roseisolibacter agri genomic DNA carries:
- a CDS encoding cupredoxin domain-containing protein, translating to MRLLLATSIVLGLVGHGTADHVVSQKNKTFSTAALTVHVGEKVVFKNDDSVPHNVFSSTVGAAFNLKSQAPGAESHATFEKAGTVEVRCAFHPAMKLTVTVAP from the coding sequence ATGCGCCTGCTCCTCGCCACTTCCATCGTCCTCGGCCTCGTCGGCCACGGGACCGCCGACCACGTCGTGTCGCAGAAGAACAAGACGTTCTCCACCGCCGCGCTCACCGTGCACGTCGGCGAGAAGGTCGTGTTCAAGAACGACGACAGCGTGCCGCACAACGTCTTCTCGTCGACCGTCGGCGCCGCGTTCAACCTGAAGTCGCAGGCTCCGGGCGCCGAGTCGCACGCGACGTTCGAGAAGGCCGGCACCGTCGAGGTGCGCTGCGCCTTCCATCCCGCGATGAAGCTCACCGTCACGGTCGCGCCGTAA
- a CDS encoding cytochrome-c peroxidase, translating to MGISQRIGEWTAAAAVCVTAVVSIASSGHGAPPERPDPVDRRAVRSLLAQYARPDSVPHPEDNRYTAERRALGKLLFFDARLSGTGDVSCASCHDPARSYGDGRARAVGVTRTTLGRRTPTVLNTAYAPALFWDGRAETLEQQALGPIEAAGEMGLPLPVMVRRMNAVAGYRARFAAAYGSDSITPALVAKAIAQFERTVNSTPAPFDRWAAGDDRAIEESAKRGFVLFNGKASCASCHGGWRFTDDSFHDIGVPGADSGRARVVPGVEVLEFAFKTPTLRNVVERAPYMHDGSERTLAEVVELYDRGGRARRASLSPFIKPLGLTRQEKDDLVAFLRTLSSRDTVSVPTHFPR from the coding sequence GTGGGCATCTCGCAGCGCATCGGGGAGTGGACCGCGGCCGCCGCGGTCTGCGTGACCGCCGTCGTCTCCATCGCGTCGTCCGGTCACGGCGCGCCGCCCGAGCGACCGGACCCCGTGGACCGCCGCGCCGTGCGATCGCTGCTGGCGCAGTACGCGCGCCCCGACTCGGTGCCGCATCCCGAGGACAACCGCTACACGGCGGAGCGGCGCGCGCTCGGCAAGCTCCTGTTCTTCGACGCGCGGCTGTCGGGCACCGGCGACGTCTCGTGCGCCAGCTGCCACGATCCCGCGCGTTCCTATGGCGACGGGCGCGCGCGCGCGGTGGGCGTCACGCGGACCACGCTCGGCCGCCGCACGCCGACGGTGCTCAACACCGCGTACGCGCCCGCGCTGTTCTGGGACGGCCGCGCCGAGACGCTGGAGCAGCAGGCGCTCGGCCCCATCGAGGCGGCGGGCGAGATGGGCCTGCCGCTGCCCGTGATGGTGCGGCGGATGAACGCGGTCGCGGGGTATCGCGCGCGCTTCGCCGCCGCCTACGGCAGCGACTCGATCACGCCCGCGCTGGTCGCGAAGGCGATCGCGCAGTTCGAGCGCACGGTCAACTCCACGCCCGCGCCGTTCGACCGCTGGGCGGCCGGCGACGACCGCGCGATCGAGGAGTCCGCGAAGCGCGGCTTCGTGCTCTTCAACGGCAAGGCAAGCTGCGCGAGCTGCCACGGCGGCTGGCGCTTCACCGACGACAGCTTCCACGACATCGGCGTGCCCGGCGCGGACAGCGGCCGCGCGCGCGTGGTGCCGGGCGTCGAGGTCCTCGAGTTCGCGTTCAAGACGCCGACGCTGCGCAACGTCGTGGAGCGCGCGCCCTACATGCACGACGGCTCCGAGCGCACGCTGGCCGAGGTGGTCGAGCTGTACGACCGCGGCGGCCGCGCGCGGCGCGCCAGCCTCTCGCCCTTCATCAAGCCGCTCGGCCTCACGCGCCAGGAGAAGGACGACCTGGTGGCGTTCCTCCGCACGCTGTCGAGCCGCGACACCGTGTCGGTCCCCACGCACTTCCCGCGCTGA